ATGCCAACATAAAAGCGAGGACACAACGAAGCCGGACAAATATGGCATCCAGGACGCAGGCGACTTTGTTGATGGCGGCCCTCGCCGAGCAGCTAGACGAGGAAACAGTCGATCTTAAACAGTGTGGTATCTCCCACAGCGTCGGAGTCTCGGGCGACGGTCTTTTATTGGCGTTTGCTGCCTATACGCCAAAACAGCTACGGCAGGTGATGGCGGTTGTTGCGTCAAAAATCCAAGACCCGCAAGTAGAACAGGACCGTTTTGATAGGTAAGTCACCATGAAGAAAATGATGAAGTAAGTGTTTGCGAATTTTTCGTGCACACCTCAGAATCAAACAGAGGATGATTGAGGAATTGGAGGACTCTGCTTCCCAGGTGGCATATGAGCATGCCATTGCAGCTGCATCTGTCTTGCTCAGGAACGATGCCAACAGCCGAAAAGATCTTCTACGCTTGCTCAAAAGCAGTTCTACTTCGCTGAACGAGACCCTCAAGACATTCCGTGACCTCAAAGCAGTAAGCTCGATGCCTTTTCGCACTCTGTTGCGCAAAAAGCAATATGTGCGCTTCGTTACAGGTCCACGCAGACGCGTTTATTATGGGCAACATAGATAAAGCGGATGCCAATTCTGTCGTTCAGTCTTTTCTACAGGATTCTGGATTCACACAGATACCGATGAAAGATGCCGCACAATCCCTTGTCGTGGACCAAAGGGCGCCGATTGAGGCTCTGATTGCCAATCCCATCCCCAAAGACGTTAACCACGCGACTGTAGTGCAGTATCAACTTGGCGTCCCTTCTATTGAAGAAAGGGTTAATCTTGCTGTATTAGGTCAAATGCTAAACAGAAGGCTTTTCGATCGTCTCCGAACGGAGGAGCAGCTTGGCTATATCGTCGGGGCCAGGTCGTACATCGACTCATCTGTTGAGAGTTTGCGTTGCGTCTTGGAGGGTTCAAGAAAGCATCCAGACGAGATTGCTGATCTTATTGACAAGGAACTATGGAAGATGAATGATCACCTTCAGTCAATATCTGACGGGGAGCTGGACCACTGGAAAGAGTCTGCTCGAGCCGAACTCGAGAAACCGACGGAAACGTTTTACGAGGAGTTCGGCAGGTCCTGGGGCCAGATTGCTAATCATGGGCATTGTTTTAATAAACGAGATCTTGAATTGATATACTTAAACACCGAGTTCAACCGAAAGCAACTGAGCCGGACATACACGAAACTGCTCGAACCCACACGCCGTCTTGTAGGTTTTGTGCTGAATCACGTAACGCCTTGCCTCAACAAATCATTGACAGCAGGTTGTTAAACTCGTAGCAAGCCTACAACCTGCACAGGAGGTAACGCTCATTGGGCAGGAGTCGCTCCTAGACGAGCGTAGGGAGTCTCTCGCCCACAAGAGATCCAAAGGTACGTTTGTCAGATCGTGTGAAATTGCTCATTGCGAGACTTCCCTTTGAATCAGGACAAAAACATCGGAAAGGCTTGACCTTAGAAAACCTGGACGAAGAAACCGTCTCTCAATTCCATAACGCAGCAGGGTTTTATCCTCAGGTGACCGTTTGTGAACTGTCACCCAGGATGCTGTTGAGACTGGAAGAGGAAATGTAACACGGCTTTCCCTGAAATCAGTACTGTGAGTTCAACGATCCTCTATCCCCGACATAGGTAGTTGTGACATTTTACCCTTTTTTCGCTTGCGCAAGATTTTGAACTCGTACACATTCCCCTGCGTGGAGCTGTCTGTGCTAGGTGCTGGTAGGAGGCGCATGCTGTTGTTCATTTGGCCTCTGTCTTAAAACATTGGACTCTCTCTTTATTGTACTAcgcgtttgtttctttctaTCCTCAGTCATACTCTTGCCCCATTACAAATGTGGGATTGTCAGAATCCCTTTCTTAAAGCTCCTCGAATGGCACAGACGCCGCACATTATGACCCAACGAGCTAATTCAAGGTCAAAAATGACTGAACTCGTTTAGCAACAAGTCCCACCCTCGCAGTGAGTGTACATGCACAGCGCGGTATGAATAAACCTTGGCAAATCAGCAACATGGATTGCTGTCTACTTGAAGTTGTAGTTGCCGCAGTATGTGGATGCCGGCTTCGGGCATACCGAAGCTCCACCACCTGCTAAGAAATACACACTTTAGAAAATGTATCTGCCACAACGTAGTCTCCTAGTCTCGAGCGCCGGGTACCTTACTTTCACTGAATGGGGTCAGTATCGTGTGAAGAAAGAATCAAACATTTGCCTTCGATGACAAAGCAACCGTAACAAGAATCAAACAGTTATGTTTTCGCTGGGCCACTGTGCCACTCCAGCCGACTATGAGAAGTATGGGCGACATGGGTCGACACCCAACAGTGAGAAATTATCCTGCGTTGCAACACAGTCGGCGGCAACATAACCATACCGTCCTTGGTACAGTGGTTGAGGAAAATAATGTCTGCATAGCAATCGGTCAAAACAGCGAGTGCGTACCAAGTCAATATTGTTGACCGTGGCACGAAGCCCTACACAGACAAGAGAGGCCTTGAATTAACGTCAAACAAAAGGCTCCCCCAGGTAAACATAGCCAGGATAATCAAAGATACAGATACCATCTTGACAAGCAATCCGCTGACGAAAAGATCCATGGAATGGATGCGTCCCTGTTTCAGAATTATGGCATTGGGTGCTGTGCCTATTGGGAGCATGAAGGAGAGCTGAACGCCAACctgcgaagagacacgacgAAACGCATAACGGGAGGAACCTGAGAAAAGATGCATGAACCAACGATACCGTCCACCAGTCTCTGTGAGCAGCTCTTTCAGCAACTATCCGGAATTTGGTGTCTCTTACTGTTGCTGGTAAAACCATGAGAAGCGGATTGTAAGGGATGCTGCTCGTGACGCTAGCGAGAATTGGTAGCAACACATTAGCTGCTGCAGTATTGCTCATGATCTCCGTCACTGACGATGTGATCAGCACCACGCAAAAGACTAATGCGAGAGGGCTGAGGTTGCCCAGCCCCAGGAGAGCACTACCCAGCCACTTGTCAAGCCCGGTTTCGGTGATCGACGTGGCGAGAGCGAAACCTCCACCAAGAAGCAAAAGCGCTCCCCATTCAATGTGCTTGGACGCATACGAGTACACCAGAATAGGCGTGTACGAACTGCGgcggtttttcttcttttgccgGACTTTTCTTGTCCCCGCGGGTGTGCGCTGAAGCACAGCGTCAGATGAACCAGAATTTTGATCCCGCCGGCCATCCACACGCGCTACCGAGGCATCCTGTCTTCCATTGGAGGTAACCGCAGCGGGGAAACTTCCCCCTCTCCCGGTATTTTGTTTCACGTGTTGCACACTCCTCTGAAAGAACGACACAGCACAGCAGGAACGTCCACATACGAATTTCACGTTGAAACGATGTCTGCCAGGATACTCAGGCTTTGAtcagatgaagaggaaaggcTCACCTTTCGATTTCTTCCCCAGCATCTGATGTTTGGTGCCTcaagagggaggaaaaaaaATAGGATGCCAATAAATAGCACAGGAACCGCGTCGTCTACATATCCGACTGGGAACAGTGAGGCCCATCCTGGCTTGCCGCCCGGAAGGCTGACCCGGGTGAGCCAGACGGCGATcaagaggaaaaggcagGCCAGCACCTCAAGCTGCGCGAAGTTCAGAGTGCAAGAAGCTGGTCCCTCTATCTGCTGGTTACAACAAGCTTCATCTGGACTCCTACTCGCGTCAGAGCTCGAGCTGACACTGCCACCGGCCGAGCCGGTGGCCGTCAAATCTCCAGGTTGTGTTGTTTGGATCGAACAGAGTTCAGGGGTTGCCAGGGTAGCGCGGGAACCTTCCACGCAAGCATAACGAGGTCTCAGACGGTACCAGCTTTGTACTGCCAGCCCTGCTGACCAAATTTTACCCATAAGATTCCGAACGCGTCTACCGCATCTTTGAAGACTCGAGCCAATACCATGAATTACCCTGACAGGCAGACGGGACACTGTCCGAAGCATTGGGCGGACTCCGAGCCACAGGCAACCTAAAACAAACCAGGAACCAGTGGCAGTCAGCAGTGCAAAGGGAAACGAAAATGCCATCCAGCTGCCGACAGTGACAGGGTTGGACAGTTCTGCGGACTGGCCGAACTTGTACGAGGTCTCGAGAAGTTGCACAAGGATAAGGTTAACAAAAGATCCACTGAGGGTAGAAATTCCCCCAAGTGTGGCAGCGTATGCGAGGCCAATGTACATCATGTTGCGGATATGACGTAGATTTTGAGGGAAACGCTCTGTGTCTGTTGCGGCTTCCTTCACATTGTCGCGTTTGCTGCTTGCCATAGAGATCGTGTCGTCTGCCATGGCAGGGCTGCTCCTTAGGTGGACCTCAACAGACCCTTCTGCAGGTGGGTAGGTCCATGTCTCTTGCGGTTCTCCAGTAGAATACAGACGTAGTTTTTCTACGTTAATGATATCTTGGTTTTCTGGGGAATTGGAAGTGTGGTCTGCCGCAGGAGGAAGGCGTCTGCCTGAATCGGTTGGCAGCGTTGTTTCTTGTGTTGCTGAAGGGGAAGTGGCTGCCGATTCACTAGGAAGCTCCAGGGAAAGTTCTGCAGGGGCCACGGAGCCGCCCCTGTATTCATTATTTGTAGCGAGTTGAGACAGGTGCTCGATTTGATGCCGATGTGCTACGTGATTCTTGCGGTTATTGAGTCTGCCCCATTCGCTAACAATTCTGCCCGCAATTGGAGTCAAAATCACTGTTGCACTTGCGTTGTTGATCCACATTGACAACAGGAATGATGTCATCATCAGTGCCAGACATAGAATCGCCGGATCTGAGCCAGACTTGTTTAGAATCAGGGAAGCGACGGTTTTATCCAAACCTGTTCGTGTGAAAGAGGCGCCTAGAAGACAAGTCCCGACCATAAGAAAAGACACTGAACGGAAGTAGGCCTGCGCTAGGGTCTTCACCCCTGTCACTCCCAGGAGGGGACAAAGGACCAGAGGATAGAGAGCGACGACCACTGCGTCGTTTGCCGCGCTGAGCCAGTTGAAGATAACCACGAGGATGATGTAAAGACACCTGAACTTGGCATCGTACGGACTCAGGCCAACGAACAATAAAAGAGGGACGAGAGCGGATAAAATTGTCAACCACACTTTCCGCGTCGACAGAAGACAATCTAGAGCTTGTGACCAAAATGGAGGAATTCGTTGTTTGTATGATTTGCCGTAGACATGTTCACTTCCCTGTCGGCATCCACCGTTATCAACGTTCGAGTTGGTGGCAGCTCTTCGTTGGAATGAGGCAAGGCAACCTATGAAGTATGTCTTTACCTGCATTGTGGGGATCTCGGAGCCTGTTACCCGAGGCCTCACCGCCTACTGGTTTGTGACCCTGGATGAATGGGCATAAAAGCGTCTCAAGGAAATGGGACTTTCTCTTGAGAATGATCGCCCCCACCTGAAACAGGTAGCAAAGATATGTGATCCTATATGTTTTGTCTGTGATAAATGCGCAAGAGAGGGCGAATAAAGGAGAGACGGTTTTCTGAATACACCGCCGATAACCAACACTATTTTCTTCCGAAGACGGCAAACTACTAGTATTGCACCTTAAGTGTGACGAATAGTAGCAAAGCCTTCGATATCGTCGCTCGACCGTGTTTGAAAATCAACAGACGGTGACTGCTTGGGATACGCCACTCTTTTCAGCGAAAACAATTGCCATGCATTATCAGTGTAATACGTCACGATCACCCGCGATGGAAAGGTGATACAATGCTGGGCAGTCCATTAACGCATACGTAGAACGGGGATCCTTCAAAACAGAATGCGGCAGTTATGGTCTAGCAAAGAAAAGCATCAAGGATGCCAGAAGGGCCTCCGTCCCTGGCACAACGGGACGGTTGCGCAAATatggaaaaaacgaaggaagaacatAAAAGAAACCAAAATGACGATCGCCATTTCACGCATAGGACAGATTGAAAAGAGAAATGAAAGTTAGGGAAAAAAGACTAGTTCTCCCATTGCATGCTGTCCCACGCTTCCGGGCAACACGACACAGAAAATGAACGGATGCGGTAAATAAAACGCCCATGGGACGTCGTGAAAAAAGAACCACGAGAAACACATCATATGTTGTCGAATTGCTCTTGAGAACCTCTTGCATCTGGCGATACTAACGACGTTTCAGGAGCTGATCGTGCATTTCTGTCCGACACCAATAAGAGATCCAGCCACAAACAGAATCCAATGACTTACTCTATTTCCACGGGGAGCATTTGAAGTCAACAGCCACCTGTCCTTCAAGAGGTTTCGACGTGCTTGACACAACGTAACATTCCTGGGGTCATGGTCTTGATGAGGACCTTGGACTTATGCTGTTCTTTTTCAGCGAGACCGATCAACTCAACTTCTGACGGGGGCAGAAGCGCATATGAAACTGTGGTTGAGTGTGCTGAGAGAAACGGATGCTCTTGTGAAAGAAATGTCTCGCAGGATCTGCGAACACGGACAGACTCAATCTTTTGGACCTTGTGTGTTTACGACGCTACATACATAACACGGCCACACGCAGCTGAGTACACGCCAGCCTACTCTAGTCGCCTGACACCAGCAGTTGAAACTTTATGCGCGACTTTCAAAGGAGAgttaaagacgaactttAGTGTGGTCTCAAGCAGCATTAAGACACGTGCATCGCTAATTATATTACTCCTTCAGAAACGTTTCTGTGAGTTCACTGTTGCGGTGACGCCACGGATCGAAGGTGTTCGCTAAAATCATTCGGCGAGAACACAGCTGAATCTGTATCGGTCCCACCAAAATCGTCCCAACTCGTCTTGACCACATTTTggcggaaacagaaaacccGCGAGATTCCTGAGTTTGAGCAGAGTACTATACGGCTTTCGGTGGAAcattctttcctctctgctaCCTAACCGCCACACCAGCAATGAAATGCATGCCTTCCGGAAACGTCAGTGCCAGAGAGTCCCAGAAATTCAGCCACAAAGCTATACCAAGGGTTTATGAAgtatttgtgtgtgtagcGAAATCGATCAACTGCTCTTGATGCAGCAGTAGGGATTCCGGAGCACCCAAGCAACCGCCGGGTGGGAATCAGTCGGACCTTCAGGGCTTCTCTAAGAGGCACTCTGCAACTGTGGTGAATGGAGGCGGCATCGTATTGTTCGTGAAATTTTTACATCCATACACACCTACAGCGCATTCCTCGTCAATCTGAACCGACGCCCGTTTTAGGTAATACCCTGCGGAACGTAAACGAAATACGGCACGGGCAAACACTGAGAGAGGCCGTCAAGGAAGCTTAACACTGCCGCAAAAACTCCCCTTTAAGTTTTTGGTTAACTCTGTTGGTGCCGACCAAAATGACTGGTAGTGCTGCAGTACAGCAAACCCTTCGTATTCTAAATCCACAATGGTTCGAGAAAAGACTGTCTGAAGGGAAGGGATACCTCTTTCTTACCCCGCGGACTTGCAGGCTGTGCGGGAACGCACGGCCTGGGCTGCCCGCATACTAGTGATAATTCCTACAAAAGTCTATTTGCTAGTGCAGCCTACTTGTAGGACTAAATATGCACGATATCACATCCCCGTCTTTCGCAAGCAATTCACTTTCTGTGCGACCACGAACAAAATCTGAAATTCCGCTCGTGTGTGCGCGGCGACATACGGACCATCAGACACTAGTGAGGTGGAGAGTATTCGACAGGACAAGGGTCAACTAAAAGAACAGTCGCAACGCCTCACCCAGAGAAGCTTCGTGACAACATGTGTAGCTTTAGATTCGCTTCACTGGAGCTTGGTCCAAATGCCTTCGGCATTCAGCATAACATTCAACAGTGGAGTCGTCGATCAGGGGACAGATTTGCGGCTTGATATAGAAGAAGAGCATTCGTCTTCACCAGATAAATGCCGATTTGCTCTCGTGCGTAAGTCGATGCAAAACATTGTTTATTGGTTTCTGCGTTGGCATTCGAGGAGGCTTCTCGCGTGTCTCCGGCACCTCGGGAGGGCCTACCTACTTTCCAACCCTCGATGAAGCGACTCAGCTTGCAGGTCACGGCAGAAAACGTGGTTCActgaaacgcagacgaacCGCAGGAATTTTCTAGAAAACGTCCATTATTGGTGGACTCAGGGCTGTACACGCAGCAGAGCCCGACGCGTGCGGACCCGCCGCCGGCGAAAAACGTTGCCGCAGTGCCACTGTCGGCTAGGGCCGATTGACCAGCCGTTTGAAGCAGAACACACACCAAGTCACCAGATCCAGTACAAAACAGGACAAGGAACATCAGCCATTGGGTATGTTCTAAGCAGGTATACATGCACAATACACCCTGCTGATGAGGTCTTAGTAAAAACTTCCGGCCACCTTCGTACTTGGTGTGGGTTTCCTAATGCAAtgccgtttcttcttgtctcagTTGCGGAGACTCTTCGTTCAGCCGCGGATTGCCAGGGGCTGTGCGGTTGTTGGACTGGTGTGGGGGGCTGGCTGCCCTGTGACATGACCCAAAGTTTGCCCTGCAGCAGGTCTTTCTTCCAAGATACACATCCCCGTCCGTTCGCATATGGTTCGCTTTTGTGTTTTGATCTTCAGAAGTGCGcgcttgtctctgttggggCTTGCCAGTAGCCCTTTTTCCAtacagaaaaggagacaggcgcttCCCGCCGACGCACCGGGACACGCAGGAAGAAACGGTAGTCACAGAGTTCGTGGCACGAACGGTGCTTGTGTCCGTGCGCTTTTCGATTTccttttcgctgtctgcgaCTTCGCCTCGTATAGATGGCTCCAACACTATCCCATATTTGAATGTTTTTTTCAGATACCGTTCTTCCCCTACAAGACTCGGTCCCGTTTCccgtctcttgtctccggAGACTTGGACGCTACGTGGCATCGTCAGCCGCATCATCCCGCCTTTGCCCTGTTCGCGGAAGCGCCTAGCTTGttgctttttttcgcgttcttcctgttctctgtgtCACTCGTGTAGCCTGAATGCCCGGTCTACTCCACTGGGATCCATTTTCTGCATTTCCCCCGCACTCGAGACCGTTTCcgctgccttttctttcttggcGATTGTCACATGCAAGTCGCACCCTTCCGCAGGGTAGTCCGACTGTCCCTTTTTGGCCTCCAGAGacgtttcctttcctcgcgaAAAAACGCCATAGTGGCGACCCGCCTCCGACCACTCGCTGTTTCTGAACGTTTTGTGCGACAGTTTTCGACTTTTTGCGGTGAAAAAAAGATGACGACCCTCAACGGCGTGACTCCCGCAGACGAGGCTGCGACGGAACAACTCGCTGAGCAACTTCGCGAACTCCGAGTCAGAGTGACTCAAAATGCGGAGAAAGTCCGGCTGCTCAAACAGGCAAACGCTCCTGCGGAGGAAATCGCCGCAGGTGTAGATACACTCGTGCACCTGCGTGCACAAGTCACCGAACTGGAGAAGCAGTTGGAGAGCACTCGTCCACTGTATTACCAGCTTCGTTCGCAATGTGAAAACCTCCTTAagcgccgcttcttcgttgttCCTTCGTACGAAATTTATGGAGGAGTCGGCGGGCTGTACGACTTTGGACCGCCAGGTAAACAAATGCGCAAGCGGACTGTCGTGCGTTGTGGAGGTCGACACACTGACGAGAAGGGCACGAGAGGAATGGTGGATGCTCTGCACTCACATGGGGAGTGTTGAGGAGGCTTTCGAAGAATGTGAACAATCCTTTCAAGGTGGatacgaagagagagaacgtgGTTTTGTGTGGCTATGAAGCAGCGAAACCTAAACTGTGGAATGGGGAGGCACCGCAGCGCGTATTCCGGCGTCTCACATGACCCGCTTCAGAGTTTTTCATGTCCTCAAGTTCTACCGTATTTTCTTTACCTCCGAATTGATTAGTTTTCGGTTTGATATTCTGTACGAAACACTCTGAAGTCGTGGTTGCGGAACTTCATTCCCTCGCTAGAcggtctcttcctcgcttcttccggtTCGGGTGTGTGAACGCCACTCGTCTGTTTGTGAACCGGCGTGTCTGTCTACTCTACGTCGTTCCGAGACTGCTgcaaagaaagacagaggcggTGAATTTTCTGTTGGCAGAAGCCGTCGAATAAACAAAACTGGCCACTCCCACGACAGATACGGGATTTTTAGACGTCCGCTGCGCGAAGAACGCCCGGACCAAAGGGTTCAGCTTGAACACTTGACTTAAATGCCCCTTTCCACTCGTGGACGGTGCTATGATTGTTTGTTGCTTCTCCAGGATGCGCTCTGAAGTCGGCAGTTGAACAACTTTGGCGGCAGCACTTTGTCTTGGCGGAGGATATGCTAGAAGTTTCTGGCCCTTGTCTCACTCCCCACATTGTCCTCAAAACCTCAGGTACATGACAACTCGGGTTAGTTGCtagaggcgagagagatcCCAGCTTCTCCATTCGAGCTCGTCTCTATTCACCCGAAAGCTTTTGTATACGTGTGTGAGCAGTTCTTCGAGCTTGTGTTCACATCCTGACAGCTGTTTTTTTGTTTGCGTTTGAGGTTGCGCTTCCATtccctgcgtttttcgctGGCTTCGCAGACAAATGTCGAGTCGATGTCTTCAGAATTTTCTGGAAACGCGCGTTGTTTGGGTTGTGTGCTGCGCGTACCCCGTTGCATTTGCGTTTCCCGACTCTCTTCCGTGTCTATGCAGGTCACGTGGACCGTTTCACGGATTTGATGGTGAAGGACACCGTGACGCAGGACTGTCTGCGCGCGGACAAGTATTTGGAGGAGAAGATTGACGAACGTCTGAACGCGAAGGAAGGGATTTCGCCAGAAGAGGCGAGTCGTCtcgctctgcttcgtcgccaGGCGGACGCGCTATCCGCCGCGGAAATGAAGGTGGCGCTGGAGGAGCTGCAGGTGAAGTCTCCTGCAGGAAATCCGCTTTCGGATCCTTTCCCGTTCAATCTAATGTTTGGTCTGAAGATAGGCCCCAAGGACGAGGCGGGGGCGGGGGAAGAGCCGGCGACTGGCCGCGGCCAGAAGGCGAGTGCGGCGAGCCGGTCAGCGGAAGGCCGGGGGTATCTTCGACCGGAAACCGCTCAAGGGATCTTCGTGAATTTCCGCCGCCTTCTCGAGTTCAACGGCGGCCGCATGCCGTTCGCAGCGGCGCAGCTCGGACTCGGATTCCGCAACGAAATCGCACCGCGGAACGGCCTGCTACGAGTGCGGGAGTTCCAGATGGGGGAGATCGAGCACTTTGTCCACCCCGACCAGAAGGACCATCCAAAGTTCCACCTGGTCCGAGACCTGAAGATTCCACTCTTCTCACGGGAAAACCAGCTGACGGACGGGAAGGTGCTGCGGGACGTGACGGTCGGCGAGGCGGTCGCGAAGAAAATCATTGACAACGAGACACTGGGGTACTTCCTCGCGCGAACCTATCTGTTCCTGACCCGGTGCGGGATCGCAGACTCTGGACTCCGGTTCCGGCAACACTTGACATCTGAAATGGCGCACTACGCCAAGGACTGCTGGGACGCCGAGGTCGAGTGCAGCTACGGCTGGGTGGAGGTCGCAGGCCACGCGGACCGGTCTGCGTTCGACTTGACGAGCCACTCGAAAGTCAGCAAAGTGGACCTCGTCGCGTCGCGGAAATTCGACTCGCCGCAAATCGTCGAGTACGTCAAGTACACCCCTAACAAGGGGCTCTGCGGCAAGACCTTTAAGGACCGGCAGCAGGCGCTCCACGACGCAATAGAAGAAAAGTCCGACGCCGACCGCTTCGAAATCGAAGCTGCGCTCGCGGCCGAAGGCCGGTACACCTTGACGCTGTGCACGGGGGAGGTTTTCGAGATATCTCGCGAAATGATGAAGTTCGAAAAAACCACGAAAAAAGTCAGCGAGGAGTCCTTCGTCCCCGCAGTCATCGAGCCGTCGTTCGGCATCGGGCGCATCCTCCACTGTATTATGGAGCACGCGTTCCGGTCCCGCGGAATCGTCGATCAAGAGGAAAGGTGCTACATGGCCTTCCCAGCGATCATTGCACCGACAAAGTGCATCATTCTTCCCATCAGCAGCAACCCCAGCTTCGTCGAACTGCTTCAGCGCGCgcgagacgcatgcgtcgcgcGAGGCATCTCGGCCAAAGTTGACGCGTCCACTGCCAGCATCGGAAAACGGTACGCACGAAACGACGAAGTCGGCACCCCGTTCGCCATCACAGTGGACTTTGAGTCCCTGAAAGACGACACGGTGACCGTGAGGGAACGGGACTCGATGGAACAAATTCGCGTGTCGCTTTCTGACGCCGTCGACCTGGTCGCGAGGATGAGTCAGGGATCTCTAGACTGGCCAACGGTGAAGAAAACTTACCCTCTCGTTGACGTCAAAGAGAGCTAAAGAGAACAACGAAAATAGTGCCGTACACCACCATCCCTGTGGACTGCGGAGCAGATAGCTAAGGTTGGCGAATGCCACGATCCTACGACCCCTAGGGTACTATTCCACATCGTTTAAGTTGTGGACATTTTGTTTGAAGTGCTACAGCTCTGGAAAAGCTCACGGGAATGCAAGGGACTGGATGGAGAAACAGCCACAAACGCCACAGAaagcgaagggaggagggCACAAGGGGGAGGTACCATTTTCCGATGCGTGCAAGTTTCGCCTTCGGAAAAAAATGGTTCTCTTTGCGCAAAACGCCGAGGAACGCGGCGAGACTTTCGTGATCCGCCCAGCCTGCATTCCGCAGTTGGCGCCAGTCTCGGGGCCAGAAAA
This genomic interval from Toxoplasma gondii ME49 chromosome VIIb, whole genome shotgun sequence contains the following:
- a CDS encoding glycyl-tRNA synthetase (encoded by transcript TGME49_256990), with the translated sequence MQVAPFRRVVRLSLFGLQRRFLSSRKNAIVATRLRPLAVSERFVRQFSTFCGEKKMTTLNGVTPADEAATEQLAEQLRELRVRVTQNAEKVRLLKQANAPAEEIAAGVDTLVHLRAQVTELEKQLESTRPLYYQLRSQCENLLKRRFFVVPSYEIYGGVGGLYDFGPPGCALKSAVEQLWRQHFVLAEDMLEVSGPCLTPHIVLKTSGHVDRFTDLMVKDTVTQDCLRADKYLEEKIDERLNAKEGISPEEASRLALLRRQADALSAAEMKVALEELQVKSPAGNPLSDPFPFNLMFGLKIGPKDEAGAGEEPATGRGQKASAASRSAEGRGYLRPETAQGIFVNFRRLLEFNGGRMPFAAAQLGLGFRNEIAPRNGLLRVREFQMGEIEHFVHPDQKDHPKFHLVRDLKIPLFSRENQLTDGKVLRDVTVGEAVAKKIIDNETLGYFLARTYLFLTRCGIADSGLRFRQHLTSEMAHYAKDCWDAEVECSYGWVEVAGHADRSAFDLTSHSKVSKVDLVASRKFDSPQIVEYVKYTPNKGLCGKTFKDRQQALHDAIEEKSDADRFEIEAALAAEGRYTLTLCTGEVFEISREMMKFEKTTKKVSEESFVPAVIEPSFGIGRILHCIMEHAFRSRGIVDQEERCYMAFPAIIAPTKCIILPISSNPSFVELLQRARDACVARGISAKVDASTASIGKRYARNDEVGTPFAITVDFESLKDDTVTVRERDSMEQIRVSLSDAVDLVARMSQGSLDWPTVKKTYPLVDVKES
- a CDS encoding hypothetical protein (encoded by transcript TGME49_257000~Predicted trans-membrane domain (TMHMM2.0):61-79:85-103:106-129:135-155:169-192:368-391:418-441:563-581:600-623:699-722:736-759:765-785:794-817:828-851), with amino-acid sequence MQVKTYFIGCLASFQRRAATNSNVDNGGCRQGSEHVYGKSYKQRIPPFWSQALDCLLSTRKVWLTILSALVPLLLFVGLSPYDAKFRCLYIILVVIFNWLSAANDAVVVALYPLVLCPLLGVTGVKTLAQAYFRSVSFLMVGTCLLGASFTRTGLDKTVASLILNKSGSDPAILCLALMMTSFLLSMWINNASATVILTPIAGRIVSEWGRLNNRKNHVAHRHQIEHLSQLATNNEYRGGSVAPAELSLELPSESAATSPSATQETTLPTDSGRRLPPAADHTSNSPENQDIINVEKLRLYSTGEPQETWTYPPAEGSVEVHLRSSPAMADDTISMASSKRDNVKEAATDTERFPQNLRHIRNMMYIGLAYAATLGGISTLSGSFVNLILVQLLETSYKFGQSAELSNPVTVGSWMAFSFPFALLTATGSWFVLGCLWLGVRPMLRTVSRLPVRVIHGIGSSLQRCGRRVRNLMGKIWSAGLAVQSWYRLRPRYACVEGSRATLATPELCSIQTTQPGDLTATGSAGGSVSSSSDASRSPDEACCNQQIEGPASCTLNFAQLEVLACLFLLIAVWLTRVSLPGGKPGWASLFPVGYVDDAVPVLFIGILFFFLPLEAPNIRCWGRNRKRSVQHVKQNTGRGGSFPAAVTSNGRQDASVARVDGRRDQNSGSSDAVLQRTPAGTRKVRQKKKNRRSSYTPILVYSYASKHIEWGALLLLGGGFALATSITETGLDKWLGSALLGLGNLSPLALVFCVVLITSSVTEIMSNTAAANVLLPILASVTSSIPYNPLLMVLPATVRDTKFRIVAERAAHRDWWTVSLVHASFLRFLPLCVSSCLFAGTHPFHGSFRQRIACQDGICIFDYPGYVYLGEPFV